Proteins encoded by one window of Burkholderia plantarii:
- the smc gene encoding chromosome segregation protein SMC, protein MRLSSIKLAGFKSFVDPTHFQVPGQLVGVVGPNGCGKSNIIDAVRWVLGESRASELRGESMQDVIFNGSTARKPGSRASVELIFDNSDGRAAGQWGQYGEIAVKRVLTRDGTSSYYINNLPARRRDIQDIFLGTGLGPRAYAIIGQGMIARIIEAKPEELRVFLEEAAGVSKYKERRRETENRLHDTRENLTRVEDIVRELGANLEKLEAQAVVATRYKELLADGEEKQRLLWLLRKNEAQGEQQKQQRAIEQAQIDLEAQTAKLREVEAQLETLRVANYAASDAMQGAQGSLYEANAEVSRLEAEIRFIVESRNRVQAQIAALTAQREQWQAQTQKAQDDLEEAEEARAIADEKAAMAEDDAAAKHDALPALEARWRDAQAQLNDERGRISQTEQALKLEAAHQRNADQQLMQLQQRHERLKSEAGGLDAPDEAQLEELRMQLAEQEEVLHDAQARLADAQEALPRLDAERRAAQERVQAESAQIHQLEARLAALRQLQDNVQTEGKVQPWLDRHELGALPRLWKKLHVEAGWETALEAVLRERLAALEVSNLDWVKAFATDAPPAKLAFFSPPPAGEPLAAPAGLRPLLSLVRIDDAGLRAVLNDWLGSVFIADDLGQALAARAQLPAGGAYVVKAGHVVTRSGVQLYAADSEQAGMLARQQEIENLGRQVRAQALLADEAKTAAVRAEAAHTQAATALGELRGAADRATQRVHALQMDVLKLAQAHERYTQRSTQIREELEEIGAQIDEQRALRAESEANFERHDGELAELQAKFEDNQLAFEALDEQLSTARQHARDLERAANDARFAARNSATRIDELKRTIQIAHDQIERVAASLEDARAELETINEQTAHTGLQDALEIRAAKEAALGAARLELDDLTAKLRAADEQRLVAERSLQPLRDRITELQLKEQAARLSAEQFGEQLAAAGVDEAALLPKLTPDLKPSYLQGEVTRLNNAITALGPVNMAALDELAAASERKVFLDAQSADLLSAITTLEDAIHKIDQETRTLLQGTFDEVNHHFSDLFPKLFGGGQARLIMTGDEILDAGVQVMAQPPGKKNATIHLLSGGEKALTATALVFAMFQLNPAPFCLLDEVDAPLDDANTERFANLVRAMSDKTQFLFISHNKIAMEMAQQLIGVTMQEQGVSRIVAVDMETAAGFAQNLN, encoded by the coding sequence GTGCGACTGAGCTCGATCAAACTCGCAGGCTTCAAATCCTTTGTCGATCCCACGCATTTTCAGGTTCCGGGCCAGCTCGTCGGCGTGGTCGGCCCGAACGGCTGCGGCAAGTCCAACATCATCGACGCCGTGCGCTGGGTGCTCGGCGAATCGCGCGCCTCGGAACTGCGCGGCGAGTCGATGCAAGACGTCATCTTCAACGGCTCGACGGCGCGCAAGCCCGGCAGCCGCGCCAGCGTCGAGCTGATCTTCGACAACTCCGACGGCCGCGCGGCCGGCCAGTGGGGCCAGTACGGCGAGATCGCCGTCAAGCGCGTGCTGACGCGCGACGGCACCTCCAGCTACTACATCAACAACCTGCCGGCGCGGCGCCGCGACATCCAGGACATCTTCCTCGGCACGGGCCTCGGGCCGCGCGCCTACGCGATCATCGGGCAAGGCATGATCGCGCGCATCATCGAGGCCAAGCCCGAGGAGCTGCGCGTGTTCCTGGAGGAAGCCGCGGGCGTGTCGAAGTACAAGGAGCGCCGCCGCGAGACCGAGAACCGCCTGCACGACACGCGCGAGAACCTGACGCGCGTGGAGGACATCGTGCGCGAACTCGGCGCGAACCTCGAAAAACTGGAAGCGCAGGCCGTGGTGGCCACCAGGTACAAGGAACTGCTCGCCGACGGCGAGGAGAAGCAGCGCCTGCTGTGGCTGCTGCGCAAGAACGAGGCGCAGGGCGAGCAGCAGAAGCAGCAGCGCGCCATCGAACAGGCCCAGATCGACCTGGAGGCGCAGACCGCGAAGCTGCGCGAGGTCGAGGCCCAGCTCGAAACGCTGCGGGTGGCGAACTATGCCGCCAGCGACGCGATGCAGGGCGCGCAGGGCTCGCTCTACGAGGCCAACGCCGAGGTCAGCCGGCTCGAGGCCGAGATCAGGTTCATCGTCGAGTCGCGCAACCGCGTGCAGGCACAGATCGCCGCGCTCACGGCGCAGCGCGAGCAGTGGCAGGCGCAGACGCAGAAGGCGCAGGACGATCTGGAAGAGGCCGAGGAAGCGCGCGCGATCGCCGACGAGAAGGCCGCGATGGCCGAGGACGACGCGGCTGCCAAGCATGACGCGCTGCCGGCGCTCGAAGCGCGCTGGCGCGATGCGCAGGCGCAGCTCAACGACGAGCGCGGGCGGATCTCGCAGACCGAACAGGCGCTGAAGCTCGAAGCCGCGCACCAGCGCAACGCCGACCAGCAATTGATGCAACTGCAGCAGCGCCACGAGCGGCTGAAGTCGGAGGCGGGCGGGCTCGACGCGCCCGACGAGGCGCAGCTCGAGGAACTGCGCATGCAGCTCGCCGAGCAGGAGGAAGTCCTGCACGACGCGCAGGCGCGCCTCGCCGACGCGCAGGAAGCGCTGCCGCGCCTCGACGCCGAGCGCCGTGCCGCGCAGGAGCGCGTGCAGGCCGAAAGCGCGCAGATCCATCAGTTGGAAGCGCGCCTCGCCGCGCTGCGGCAGCTGCAGGACAACGTCCAGACCGAAGGCAAGGTCCAGCCCTGGCTCGACAGGCACGAGCTCGGCGCGCTGCCGCGGCTCTGGAAGAAGCTGCATGTCGAGGCCGGCTGGGAAACCGCGCTCGAGGCGGTGCTGCGCGAGCGGCTCGCCGCGCTCGAAGTCTCGAACCTGGACTGGGTCAAGGCGTTCGCCACCGACGCGCCGCCCGCCAAGCTCGCGTTCTTCTCGCCGCCGCCGGCGGGCGAGCCGCTCGCGGCGCCGGCCGGCCTGCGGCCGCTGCTGTCGCTGGTGCGGATCGACGACGCCGGCCTGCGCGCCGTGCTCAACGACTGGCTCGGCTCGGTGTTCATCGCCGACGATCTCGGCCAGGCGCTGGCCGCGCGCGCGCAGCTGCCGGCCGGGGGCGCCTACGTGGTGAAGGCCGGCCACGTGGTCACGCGCTCGGGCGTGCAGCTCTACGCGGCCGATTCCGAGCAGGCCGGCATGCTCGCGCGCCAGCAGGAAATCGAGAACCTCGGCCGCCAGGTGCGCGCGCAGGCGCTGCTGGCCGACGAGGCGAAGACGGCCGCGGTGCGTGCCGAGGCGGCCCACACGCAGGCGGCCACCGCGCTCGGCGAGCTGCGCGGCGCGGCCGATCGCGCGACGCAGCGCGTCCACGCGCTGCAGATGGACGTGCTGAAGCTGGCCCAGGCCCATGAGCGCTACACGCAGCGCAGCACGCAGATCCGCGAGGAACTCGAGGAGATCGGCGCGCAGATCGACGAGCAGCGCGCGCTGCGCGCCGAGTCCGAGGCGAACTTCGAGCGGCACGACGGCGAGCTCGCCGAGCTGCAGGCGAAGTTCGAGGACAACCAGCTCGCGTTCGAGGCACTCGACGAGCAGCTGAGCACCGCGCGCCAGCACGCGCGCGATCTCGAGCGCGCCGCCAACGACGCGCGGTTCGCGGCCCGCAACTCGGCGACCCGCATCGACGAATTGAAGCGCACGATCCAGATCGCGCACGATCAGATCGAGCGCGTCGCCGCCTCGCTCGAGGACGCGCGCGCCGAGCTCGAAACCATCAACGAGCAGACCGCGCACACCGGCCTGCAGGACGCACTGGAAATCCGCGCGGCGAAGGAGGCGGCGCTGGGTGCCGCGCGCCTCGAGCTCGACGACCTGACCGCGAAGCTGCGCGCGGCCGACGAGCAGCGCCTCGTGGCCGAGCGCTCGCTGCAGCCGCTGCGCGACCGCATCACCGAGCTGCAACTGAAGGAGCAGGCCGCGCGCCTGTCGGCCGAGCAGTTCGGCGAGCAGCTTGCCGCAGCCGGCGTGGACGAGGCGGCGCTGCTGCCGAAGCTGACGCCGGACCTGAAGCCGTCCTACCTGCAGGGCGAGGTCACGCGCCTGAACAACGCGATCACGGCGCTCGGCCCGGTCAACATGGCCGCGCTCGACGAGCTGGCCGCCGCCAGCGAGCGCAAGGTGTTCCTCGACGCGCAGTCGGCGGACCTGCTGAGCGCGATCACCACGCTCGAAGACGCGATCCACAAGATCGACCAGGAAACGCGCACGCTGCTGCAGGGCACCTTCGACGAGGTCAATCACCACTTCAGCGACCTGTTCCCGAAGCTGTTCGGCGGCGGCCAGGCCAGGCTGATCATGACCGGCGACGAGATCCTCGACGCCGGCGTGCAGGTGATGGCGCAGCCGCCCGGCAAGAAGAACGCGACGATCCACCTGCTGTCGGGCGGCGAGAAGGCGCTGACCGCCACCGCGCTCGTGTTCGCGATGTTCCAGCTCAATCCGGCGCCGTTCTGTCTGCTCGACGAAGTGGACGCGCCGCTCGACGACGCGAACACCGAGCGCTTCGCGAACCTGGTGCGCGCGATGTCCGACAAGACGCAGTTCCTGTTCATCTCGCACAACAAGATCGCGATGGAGATGGCGCAGCAGCTGATCGGCGTGACGATGCAGGAGCAGGGCGTGTCGCGGATCGTGGCGGTCGACATGGAAACGGCCGCCGGTTTTGCACAGAATTTGAATTGA
- a CDS encoding DMT family transporter, giving the protein MTGNQRSALPTLAILVGASVWGVVWYPLRLLAGQGLTGTAAGALTCLCSCLFVVVWRRRSLRTLRWHWLLLALGVASGITNLGFVWGTIHGQVLRVMLLFYLTPAWTAIYAHFLLRDRLTWATAALAALSISGAMLMLWSPGLGLPLPSSPAEWAGLAAGLSFAMGNVLSVRISRDLPELRPEMRTATLFAGGAAFSFAAMFVEGLPPLPAPHALGAALGIAAAIGVATALNNVLVQYGLARVPANRASIIMLFEIVVTALSAWLFAGELPGAREWAGGACIVVATLLSSRVHKAPARDADGRDGARAMV; this is encoded by the coding sequence ATGACGGGCAATCAACGGTCGGCGCTGCCGACCCTCGCGATCCTGGTTGGCGCCTCGGTGTGGGGCGTCGTCTGGTACCCGCTGCGGCTGCTGGCCGGGCAGGGGCTCACGGGCACCGCGGCCGGCGCGCTGACCTGCCTCTGCTCGTGCCTGTTCGTGGTGGTCTGGCGCCGCCGCTCGCTGCGCACGCTGCGCTGGCACTGGCTGCTGCTCGCGCTCGGCGTGGCCTCCGGCATCACCAATCTCGGCTTCGTCTGGGGCACGATCCACGGCCAGGTGCTGCGCGTGATGCTGCTGTTCTATCTGACCCCGGCCTGGACCGCGATCTACGCGCATTTCCTGCTGCGCGACCGGCTCACCTGGGCCACCGCCGCGCTCGCGGCGCTGTCGATCTCGGGCGCGATGCTGATGCTCTGGTCGCCGGGGCTCGGCCTGCCGCTGCCGTCGAGCCCGGCCGAATGGGCCGGGCTTGCCGCCGGCCTCAGTTTCGCGATGGGCAACGTGCTGTCGGTGCGCATCTCGCGCGACCTGCCCGAGTTGCGGCCCGAGATGCGCACCGCCACGCTGTTCGCGGGCGGCGCCGCGTTCAGCTTCGCCGCGATGTTCGTCGAGGGCTTGCCGCCGCTGCCGGCGCCGCACGCGCTCGGCGCGGCGCTCGGCATCGCCGCCGCGATCGGGGTGGCCACCGCGCTCAACAACGTGCTGGTTCAATACGGGCTTGCCCGGGTACCGGCCAACCGCGCCTCGATCATCATGCTGTTCGAGATCGTCGTGACCGCGCTGTCGGCATGGCTGTTCGCGGGCGAGCTGCCGGGCGCGCGCGAGTGGGCGGGCGGCGCCTGCATCGTGGTCGCCACCCTGCTGTCGAGCCGTGTCCACAAGGCCCCGGCCCGTGACGCGGACGGCCGGGACGGCGCGCGCGCGATGGTATGA
- the dapC gene encoding succinyldiaminopimelate transaminase, whose protein sequence is MNPRLDTLQPYPFEKLRALFKDVTPSAAFPAISFGIGEPKHPTPALIREAVIGALDGLASYPATAGSEPLRAAIARWVERRYGLPAVDAANEVLPVSGSREALFSLAQAVIDATPRADGKSAIVLCPNPFYQIYEGAALLAGAEPWFVNSDPARNFAPDFSTVPDDIWARTQLLFVCSPGNPTGAVLTLDDWRELFALSDRHGFVIASDECYSEIYFDEAAPPLGGLDAARRLGRGFERLVMLSSLSKRSNVPGMRSGFVAGDAAILKRFLLYRTYHGAALSPVWQRASVVAWEDEAHVQENRALYARKFNTVTPMLAEVLDVALPDAAFYLWANVARTGLSDTEFARRLYADYNVTVLPGSFLARDAHGTNPGRDFVRIALVAGTAECVEGARRIVDFCRGLAR, encoded by the coding sequence GTGAATCCACGACTCGATACGCTCCAGCCCTATCCGTTCGAAAAGCTCCGCGCGCTGTTCAAGGACGTCACGCCGTCCGCCGCGTTCCCCGCGATCAGTTTCGGCATCGGCGAGCCCAAGCACCCGACGCCGGCCCTGATCCGCGAGGCCGTGATCGGCGCGCTCGACGGGCTCGCGTCGTATCCGGCCACGGCCGGCTCGGAGCCGCTGCGCGCCGCGATCGCGCGCTGGGTCGAGCGCCGCTACGGACTGCCGGCGGTCGACGCGGCGAACGAAGTGCTGCCGGTATCGGGCTCGCGCGAGGCGCTGTTCTCGCTGGCCCAGGCCGTGATCGACGCGACGCCGCGCGCGGACGGCAAGTCCGCGATCGTACTCTGTCCCAATCCGTTCTATCAAATCTACGAGGGCGCGGCGCTGCTGGCCGGCGCCGAGCCGTGGTTCGTCAACAGCGACCCGGCACGCAATTTCGCACCCGATTTCTCGACGGTCCCCGACGACATCTGGGCACGCACCCAGCTGCTGTTCGTCTGCTCGCCGGGGAATCCGACGGGCGCCGTGCTCACGCTCGACGACTGGCGCGAGCTGTTCGCGCTGTCGGACCGCCACGGCTTCGTGATCGCCTCCGACGAGTGCTATTCGGAAATCTATTTCGACGAGGCGGCCCCGCCGCTCGGCGGCCTCGACGCGGCGCGCCGGCTCGGCCGCGGCTTCGAGCGGCTGGTGATGCTGTCGAGCCTGTCCAAGCGCTCGAACGTGCCGGGCATGCGCTCGGGCTTCGTGGCCGGCGACGCGGCAATCCTCAAGCGCTTCCTGCTCTACCGCACCTACCACGGCGCGGCGCTTTCGCCGGTCTGGCAGCGCGCGAGCGTGGTGGCCTGGGAGGACGAAGCCCACGTACAGGAAAACCGCGCGCTGTACGCGCGGAAATTCAATACCGTCACGCCGATGCTGGCCGAGGTGCTCGACGTCGCGCTGCCCGACGCCGCGTTCTATCTGTGGGCCAACGTGGCGCGCACCGGCCTGAGCGACACCGAGTTCGCCCGGCGTCTCTACGCCGACTATAATGTGACGGTTCTGCCCGGCTCGTTCCTCGCGCGCGACGCGCACGGCACCAATCCGGGCCGCGATTTCGTGCGCATCGCGCTGGTCGCCGGCACCGCCGAATGCGTCGAGGGCGCGCGGCGCATCGTCGATTTCTGCCGCGGCCTCGCCCGCTGA
- the dapD gene encoding 2,3,4,5-tetrahydropyridine-2,6-dicarboxylate N-succinyltransferase codes for MSQQLQQIIDNAWENRADLSPKAAPAEVREAVAHAIEQLDRGALRVAEKQGGDWIVHQWLKKAVLLSFRLEDNAPMPAGGYSQFYDKVPSKFAGYTAEDFAAGGFRVVPPAVARRGSFIAKNVVLMPSYTNIGAYVDEGTMVDTWATVGSCAQIGKNVHLSGGVGIGGVLEPLQANPVIIEDNCFIGARSEVVEGVIVEENSVISMGVYLGQSTKIYDRETGEISYGRIPAGSVVVAGNLPSKDGSHSLYCAVIVKKVDAKTRAKVGLNELLRGD; via the coding sequence ATGTCGCAACAACTTCAGCAAATCATCGATAACGCGTGGGAAAACCGCGCCGACCTGTCGCCGAAGGCGGCCCCCGCCGAAGTCCGCGAAGCCGTCGCCCACGCGATCGAGCAGCTCGATCGCGGCGCGCTGCGCGTGGCCGAGAAGCAAGGCGGCGACTGGATCGTCCATCAATGGCTGAAGAAGGCCGTGCTGCTGTCGTTCCGACTGGAAGACAACGCGCCGATGCCGGCCGGCGGCTATTCGCAGTTCTACGACAAGGTGCCCTCGAAGTTCGCCGGCTACACGGCCGAGGACTTCGCCGCGGGCGGCTTCCGGGTGGTGCCGCCGGCGGTGGCGCGGCGCGGCTCGTTCATCGCGAAGAACGTGGTGCTGATGCCGTCGTACACCAACATCGGCGCCTACGTCGACGAAGGCACGATGGTCGACACCTGGGCCACCGTCGGCTCGTGCGCGCAGATCGGCAAGAACGTCCACCTGTCGGGCGGCGTCGGCATCGGCGGCGTGCTGGAACCGCTGCAGGCGAACCCCGTCATCATCGAGGACAACTGCTTCATCGGCGCGCGCTCGGAAGTCGTGGAAGGCGTGATCGTCGAGGAAAACTCGGTGATCTCGATGGGCGTCTACCTCGGCCAGAGCACCAAGATCTACGACCGCGAGACGGGCGAGATCAGCTACGGCCGGATTCCCGCCGGCTCGGTGGTGGTGGCGGGCAACCTGCCGTCGAAGGACGGCTCGCACAGCCTGTACTGCGCCGTGATCGTCAAGAAGGTCGACGCCAAGACGCGCGCCAAGGTCGGCCTGAACGAACTGCTGCGGGGCGACTGA
- a CDS encoding ArsC family reductase — protein MTTVVYGIPNCDTVKKARTWLDDHDVAFDFHDFRKDGLTEAVVKGWLKDVPLEVLVNRRGTTWRGLPDDVKAAADSEAGAIALMLDKPSVIKRPVIVVDGRVKTVGFVADQYAALFAA, from the coding sequence ATGACGACCGTCGTCTATGGCATCCCGAACTGCGACACGGTGAAGAAGGCCCGCACCTGGCTCGACGATCACGACGTCGCGTTCGACTTCCATGACTTCAGGAAGGACGGGCTCACCGAGGCCGTCGTGAAGGGCTGGCTGAAGGACGTGCCGCTGGAAGTGCTCGTCAACCGTCGCGGCACCACCTGGCGTGGGCTGCCGGACGACGTCAAGGCCGCCGCCGACAGCGAGGCCGGCGCGATCGCGCTGATGCTCGACAAGCCGTCGGTGATCAAGCGCCCGGTGATCGTCGTCGACGGCCGCGTGAAGACGGTCGGCTTCGTGGCCGACCAGTACGCGGCGCTGTTCGCCGCGTAA
- the dapE gene encoding succinyl-diaminopimelate desuccinylase yields the protein MSATLALTEQLIARPSVTPDDQHCQQIMIERLAAIGFDCETLASNGVTNLWAVKRGTDARDGKLLAFAGHTDVVPTGPLEQWTSPPFIPAHRDGKLYGRGAADMKTSLAGFVVASEEFVAAHPNHRGSIAMLITSDEEGPATDGTVKVIEALTARGERLDYCIVGEPTSSATLGDMVKNGRRGSMSGELVVKGVQGHIAYPHLAKNPIHLLAPALAELAAERWDDGNEYFPPTTWQVSNLHGGTGATNVIPGHVTLLFNFRFSTASTVEGLQARVHAILDRHGFEYDLTWSVSGLPFLTPRGELSGALEQAILAETGVTTELSTTGGTSDGRFIARICPQVIEFGPPNGSIHKIDEHIEVRFVDPLKNVYRRVLEQLIA from the coding sequence ATGTCCGCCACCCTTGCCCTTACCGAACAGCTGATCGCCCGTCCGTCCGTGACGCCCGACGACCAGCACTGCCAGCAGATCATGATCGAGCGCCTCGCCGCGATCGGCTTCGACTGCGAGACCCTCGCGTCGAACGGCGTGACGAACCTGTGGGCCGTCAAGCGCGGCACCGACGCGCGCGACGGCAAGCTGCTCGCGTTCGCGGGCCACACCGACGTGGTGCCGACCGGCCCGCTCGAACAGTGGACCTCGCCGCCCTTCATCCCCGCGCATCGCGACGGCAAGCTCTACGGCCGCGGCGCGGCCGACATGAAGACCTCGCTGGCCGGCTTCGTGGTGGCGAGCGAGGAATTCGTCGCCGCGCACCCGAACCACCGCGGCTCGATCGCGATGCTGATCACGAGCGACGAGGAAGGCCCCGCCACCGACGGCACCGTCAAGGTGATCGAGGCGCTGACCGCGCGCGGCGAGCGGCTCGACTACTGCATCGTCGGCGAGCCGACCTCGTCGGCCACGCTCGGCGACATGGTCAAGAACGGCCGGCGCGGCTCGATGTCGGGCGAGCTCGTCGTGAAGGGCGTGCAGGGTCACATCGCCTATCCGCACCTGGCGAAGAACCCGATCCACCTGCTCGCGCCGGCGCTGGCCGAGCTGGCCGCCGAACGCTGGGACGACGGCAACGAGTATTTCCCGCCCACCACCTGGCAGGTCTCGAACCTGCACGGCGGCACCGGTGCGACCAACGTGATCCCGGGCCACGTCACGCTGCTGTTCAACTTCCGCTTCTCGACCGCGAGCACGGTCGAGGGGCTGCAGGCGCGCGTCCACGCGATCCTCGACCGGCACGGCTTCGAGTACGACCTCACCTGGTCGGTCAGCGGGCTGCCGTTCCTGACGCCGCGCGGCGAACTGTCGGGCGCGCTGGAGCAGGCGATCCTCGCCGAGACCGGCGTGACCACCGAGCTGTCGACCACCGGCGGCACCTCCGACGGCCGCTTCATCGCGCGGATCTGCCCGCAGGTGATCGAGTTCGGCCCGCCGAACGGCTCGATCCACAAGATCGACGAGCACATCGAGGTGCGCTTCGTCGACCCGCTCAAGAACGTGTACCGCCGCGTGCTCGAACAACTGATCGCCTGA
- the prmB gene encoding 50S ribosomal protein L3 N(5)-glutamine methyltransferase: MTTLAPTMPTTPFQTIRDLIRYAVTRFSAAQLAFGHGSDNAYDEAVYLVLHTLHLPLDTLEPFLDARLLADEIDAVLQRIERRTSERLPAAYLTNEAWMHGHRFYVDERVIVPRSFIGELLDDGLQPYVADPEHVGAVLELCTGSGCLAVLAAEAFPNADVDAVDLSEDALAVAEINVTDYGLDHRIALHHGDLYAPLPVERLAEPELRYDVILSNPPYVNADSMAALPDEYRHEPEMALAGGDDGMDVVRRILRDAKKWLKDDGVLVVEIGNERPHVEAAFGGLDLIWLPTSAGDDCVFLIHAADLPHSA, translated from the coding sequence ATGACGACCCTCGCGCCCACCATGCCCACCACGCCGTTCCAGACCATCCGCGACCTGATCCGCTACGCGGTCACGCGCTTCTCGGCCGCGCAGCTCGCGTTCGGCCACGGCTCGGACAACGCCTACGACGAAGCCGTCTACCTGGTGCTGCACACGCTGCACCTGCCGCTCGACACGCTCGAACCGTTCCTCGACGCGCGCCTGCTGGCCGACGAGATCGACGCGGTACTGCAGCGCATCGAGCGCCGCACCAGCGAGCGCCTGCCGGCCGCCTACCTGACCAACGAGGCGTGGATGCACGGCCACCGCTTCTATGTCGACGAACGCGTGATCGTGCCGCGCTCGTTCATCGGCGAGCTGCTCGACGACGGCCTGCAGCCCTACGTGGCCGACCCCGAGCACGTCGGCGCCGTGCTCGAGCTCTGCACCGGCTCGGGCTGCCTCGCGGTGCTCGCGGCCGAGGCGTTCCCGAACGCCGACGTCGACGCGGTCGACCTGTCCGAGGACGCGCTCGCCGTCGCCGAGATCAACGTGACCGACTACGGGCTCGACCACCGCATCGCGCTGCACCACGGCGACCTCTACGCGCCGCTGCCCGTCGAACGGCTCGCCGAGCCGGAGCTGCGCTACGACGTGATCCTGAGCAATCCGCCCTACGTGAACGCCGATTCGATGGCCGCGCTGCCGGACGAGTACCGCCACGAGCCCGAAATGGCGCTGGCGGGCGGCGACGACGGCATGGACGTGGTGCGCCGGATCCTGCGCGACGCGAAGAAGTGGCTGAAGGACGACGGCGTGCTGGTGGTCGAGATCGGCAACGAGCGGCCGCACGTCGAGGCCGCGTTCGGCGGGCTCGACCTGATCTGGCTGCCGACCAGCGCCGGCGACGACTGCGTGTTCCTGATCCACGCCGCCGACCTGCCGCATTCGGCGTAA
- the cls gene encoding cardiolipin synthase, protein MQLDWLHLGTLVALAHILGLIAACHAILNTRTSQGAIAWAVSLTAMPYLTLIPYLFLGRSKFSGYVDARRHETAALRTRSRPSGWDTHGSSLGTPADTLGLAPVRALTHLGGMPFVGGNVVRLLVNGEATFSAILTAIEAARHYVIVQFFIVRDDTLGEMLRDALLACAARGVRCYLLYDSIGSFDLPHAYVNRLRAGGVEVHPFATNKQFVNRFQLNFRNHRKIVVVDGECAFVGGHNVGVEYLGANPPLSPWRDTHIELRGPVVANIQYVFAEDWHWATQSLPAAPPPPRAVPDEDMHCLVVPMGPADKQETGSLFFVEVIHAARERVWITTPYLVPDEAVIAALKLAVMRGVDVRILIPIRRDHYVVFEASKLYARDLVDAGVRIFRYRPGFLHQKVVLIDGTAAAIGSANLDNRSFRLNFEIMVLTVDAGFAADVDAMLTADFACADEVDRGEIERAGAWRRMLMHVARLFSPIL, encoded by the coding sequence ATGCAACTCGACTGGCTCCATCTCGGCACTCTCGTCGCGCTCGCCCACATTCTCGGGCTGATCGCGGCGTGCCACGCGATCCTCAACACCCGCACCTCGCAGGGTGCGATCGCCTGGGCCGTCTCGCTGACCGCGATGCCGTACCTGACGCTGATTCCCTACCTGTTCCTCGGCCGCAGCAAGTTCTCCGGCTACGTGGACGCGCGCCGCCACGAGACGGCCGCGCTGCGCACGCGCTCGCGGCCCTCGGGCTGGGACACGCACGGCAGCTCGCTCGGCACGCCGGCCGACACGCTCGGCCTCGCGCCGGTGCGCGCGCTGACCCACCTCGGCGGCATGCCGTTCGTGGGCGGCAACGTGGTGCGGCTGCTGGTGAACGGCGAGGCGACGTTCTCGGCGATCCTCACGGCGATCGAGGCCGCGCGCCATTACGTGATCGTGCAGTTCTTCATCGTGCGCGACGACACGCTCGGCGAGATGCTGCGCGACGCGCTGCTCGCCTGCGCCGCGCGCGGCGTGCGCTGCTACCTGCTGTACGACAGCATCGGCAGCTTCGACCTGCCGCACGCCTACGTGAACCGGCTGCGCGCGGGCGGCGTCGAGGTCCATCCGTTCGCCACCAACAAGCAGTTCGTCAACCGCTTCCAGCTCAACTTCCGCAATCACCGCAAGATCGTGGTGGTGGACGGCGAATGCGCGTTCGTGGGTGGTCACAACGTGGGCGTCGAGTATCTCGGCGCGAACCCGCCGCTCTCGCCGTGGCGCGACACGCACATCGAGCTGCGCGGGCCGGTGGTGGCCAACATCCAGTACGTGTTCGCGGAGGACTGGCACTGGGCCACCCAGTCGCTGCCGGCCGCGCCGCCGCCGCCGCGCGCGGTGCCCGACGAGGACATGCACTGCCTGGTGGTGCCGATGGGGCCGGCCGACAAGCAGGAAACCGGCTCGCTGTTCTTCGTCGAGGTGATCCACGCCGCCCGCGAGCGGGTCTGGATCACCACGCCCTACCTGGTGCCGGACGAGGCCGTGATCGCGGCGCTCAAGCTCGCGGTGATGCGCGGCGTGGACGTGCGGATCCTGATCCCGATCCGGCGCGATCACTACGTGGTGTTCGAGGCCTCGAAGCTCTACGCGCGCGACCTGGTGGACGCCGGCGTGCGGATCTTCCGATACCGGCCCGGCTTCCTCCACCAGAAGGTGGTGCTGATCGACGGCACGGCCGCCGCGATCGGCAGCGCGAACCTCGACAACCGTTCGTTCCGCCTCAACTTCGAGATCATGGTGCTGACCGTGGACGCCGGCTTCGCGGCCGACGTCGACGCGATGCTCACGGCCGACTTCGCCTGCGCCGACGAGGTCGATCGCGGCGAGATCGAGCGCGCGGGCGCCTGGCGGCGCATGCTGATGCACGTCGCGCGGCTGTTCTCGCCGATCCTCTGA